A section of the Primulina eburnea isolate SZY01 chromosome 1, ASM2296580v1, whole genome shotgun sequence genome encodes:
- the LOC140826882 gene encoding LOW QUALITY PROTEIN: alanine--tRNA ligase, chloroplastic/mitochondrial-like (The sequence of the model RefSeq protein was modified relative to this genomic sequence to represent the inferred CDS: deleted 2 bases in 2 codons), whose product MGSLTLPFSLRTTYGGSPLPDSTLHSLLDAGYRNYRGFIIPTPASIVPHNLSYWNSHVKGSKLLTARAAAQPLTEVVEDKHTNLLPSGDAIRRRFLEFYAARGHKVLPSASLVPEDPTVLLTIAGMLQFKPIFLGKVPREVPRAATSQRCIRTNDIENVGRTSRHQTFFEMLGNFSFGDYFKQDAIKWAWELSTLEFGLPADRLWISVYEKDDETFAIWQNEVGVPANRIKRLGEDDNFWTSGVTGPCGPCSEIYYDFHPERGHSDVDLGDDSRFIEFYNLVFMQYNKKDDGSLEPLKQKNIDTGLGLERMARILQQVPNNYETDLIFPIIEKASKLANISYTLADESSKTNLKIIGDHMRATVYLISDGVFPSNVGRGYVVRRLIRRAVRTGRLLGIKGDGMGNLEGAFLPILANEVIKLSFSIDPELKTRASLILEELKREELRFVLTLERGERLLGQMLADALSFSQINGTVPCLSGKDAFLLYDTYGFPVEITKEVAGEHGVGIDMDSFDSEMENQRRQSQAAHNIVKLSVEDGTELTENISDTEFVGYSTLLANAVVEGLLVDGKPVGQVSKGSEVEVILDKTPFYAESGGQIGDSGFLYVTQPGHLGEAVVEIKDVQKSLGNIFVHKGTVTEGVIGVGIEVEAAVDANHRQRAKAHHTATHLLQAALRKVIGQETAQAGSLVAFDRLRFDFSFNRPLREHELIEIEQLINQWIGDATLLETKVMPLTEAKRAGAIAMFGEKYGEQVRVVEVPGVSMELCGGTHVNNTCEIRGFKIISEQGIASGIRRIEAVAGEAFIEYVSTRDNYMKQLCSTLKVNAEDVTVRVNNLLKDLREARNEVSAARAKAAMYKASSLVNKAFTVGSSLDIRVLVDCLDDTDGDALKIAAEYLADALQDPAVVVLGSCPDEKRVSLVAAFTPGVVSLGIQAGKFIGPIAKLCGGRGGGRPNFAQAGGSEPENLLVALEKAREELVSLLAEKTT is encoded by the exons AgaagatttcttgaattttatgCTGCAAGAGGTCACAAAGTTCTTCCAAGTGCTTCTCTTGTCCCAGAAGATCCCACAGTTCTGTTAACAATTGCTGGAATGCTTCAGTTCAAGCCTATTTTCCTCGGGAAG GTGCCAAGAGAAGTGCCTCGCGCTGCAACGTCTCAAAGATGTATACGTACGAATGATATTGAGAATGTAGGTCGAACATCTCGACATCAAACATTCTTTGAGATGCTTGGAAATTTTAGTTTTGGGGATTACTTTAAACAAGATGCCATAAAATGGGCATGGGAGCTTTCTACGTTAGA GTTTGGATTACCTGCTGATAGATTATGGATTAGTGTATATGAAAAAGATGATGAAACATTTGCTATATGGCAGAATGAG GTTGGCGTCCCTGCAAACCGCATAAAAAGACTTGGTGAAGATGACAACTTCTGGACCAGTGGAGTTACTGGGCCCTGTGGCCCTTGCTCTgaaatttattatgattttcatcCGGAGAGAGGACATTCAGATGTG GATCTTGGAGATGATTCTAGGTTTATTGAGTTCTACAACCTTGTTTTCATGCAATACAACAAAAAGGATGACGGCTCACTCGAGCCCTTGAAACAGAAGAATATAGATACTGGTCTAGGGTTAGAGCGTATGGCTCGCATTCTTCAACAG GTCCCCAACAATTATGAAACCGACTTAATTTTTCCTATAATAGAGAAGGCCTCGAAGTTAGCAAATATTTCATATACACTTGCGGATGAGTCTTCAAAGACAAACCTTAAA ATAATAGGAGATCACATGCGTGCAACAGTTTATTTGATATCAGATGGAGTTTTCCCATCCAATGTTGGCAGAGGCTACGTGGTTCGACGTCTCATCAGAAGGGCTGTTAGAACTGGCAGGCTACTTGGTATAAAAGGTGATGGCATGGGAAATCTTGAAGGAGCATTTCTGCCTATATTGGCAAACGAGGTTATAAAGTTAAGCTTCAGCATAGATCCAGAATTAAAGACTAGAGCTTCACTG ATTCTCGAGGAATTGAAAAGGGAGGAACTTCGCTTTGTGTTAACACTCGAGAGAGGAGAAAGACTTCTGGGACAAATGTTGGCAGATGCATTGTCCTTTTCTCAGATAAATGGAACTGTACCTTGTTTATCTGGTAAGGATGCATTTCTTCTATATGATACATATGGATTTCCAGTGGAAATAACGAAGGAAGTCGCTGGTGAGCATGGTGTTGGTATAGATATGGATAGTTTTGATTCAGAAATGGAAAACCAAAGACGACAATCTCAAGCTGCGCATAATATAGTCAAACTTTCAGTTGAAGATGGAACTGAGCTAACAGAAAACATTTCAGACACTGAATTTGTTGGTTATAGCACTTTGTTAGCTAATGCGGTGGTTGAGGGTCTGTTAGTTGATGGAAAGCCTGTGGGGCAAGTTTCTAAAGGAAGTGAAGTTGAAGTTATACTTGACAAAACCCCATTTTATGCCGAATCA GGGGGTCAAATTGGGGACAGTGGATTTCTGTATGTTACTCAGCCTGGACACTTGGGAGAAGCTGTTGTAGAGATAAAAGATGTCCAAAAATCCCTTGGAAACATATTTGTTCATAAAGGAACTGTCACTGAAGGTGTTATTGGTGTTGGCATTGAAGTAGAAGCTGCAGTGGATGCAAACCATAGGCAACGTGCAAAG GCCCATCATACAGCCACACATTTACTCCAAGCAGCACTAAGGAAAGTAATTGGTCAGGAAACAGCTCAAGCGGGTTCATTGGTGGCTTTTGACCGCCTCCGGTTTGACTTCAGTTTCAATCGACCTCTTCGTGAACACGAGCTCATCGAGATAGAACAACTGATCAACCAGTGGATTGGAGATGCGACACTTCTTGAAACAAAAGTGATGCCATTGACTGAAGCGAAGAGGGCTGGAGCAATAGCTATGTTTGGTGAAAAATATGGAGAACAG GTGCGTGTTGTTGAGGTTCCTGGTGTATCCATGGAACTATGTGGTGGCACTCATGTCAACAACACTTGTGAGATTCGTGGATTCAAGATAATATCTGAACAAGGAATTGCTTCTGGAATCAGACGCATTGAAGCCGTTGCTGGTGAAGCCTTTATCGAGTATGTCAGCACCAGAGATAACTACATGAAGCAGCTATGCTCCACTCTCAAG GTTAATGCGGAAGATGTCACAGTTAGGGTGAACAATCTTTTGAAAGATTTGCGAGAGGCAAGGAATGAAGTCTCAGCTGCACGTGCAAAAGCAGCGATGTACAAAGCATCAAGTCTTGTTAATAAGGCGTTCACTGTAGGATCATCATTAGATATCAG GGTGCTAGTTGATTGCTTGGATGATACTGATGGTGATGCATTGAAAATTGCTGCTGAGTATTTAGCAGATGCTCTACAAGATCCTGCAGTTGTTGTTTTGGGTTCATGTCCAGATGAAAAACGAGTGAGTTTAGTTGCTGCTTTTACTCCTGGGGTAGTTAGTCTTGGGATTCAAGCAGGGAAGTTTATAGGGCCTATTGCCAAGCTATGTGGTGGAAGAGGGGGTGGCCGGCCTAATTTTGCCCAGGCTGGTGGAAGTGAGCCTGAGAACTTGCTGGTCGCCCTCGAAAAAGCTCGGGAAGAGCTGGTTTCACTTCTTGCTGAAAAGACAACAtga
- the LOC140811135 gene encoding NAC domain-containing protein 6-like, translating into MDEWSACELELPGFRFHPTEEELLSFYLRSVIFGKNVDIIGFLNIYNYDPDELPGLARIGEREWYFFVQRDRKHGSGGRPNRVTEKGYWKATGSDRKIPSVSNPKKVLGFRKTLVFYQGRAPHGTKTDWVMNEYRLPDSCSQRDIVVCKIYRKATSLKELEHRAAIEEELKAPTMDYVSFSEDTDTTLMEESSRGRSSTGASLVEDLHELQVPNCEMDWNQDSFWTQFSPTFLPLC; encoded by the exons ATGGATGAATGGAGTGCATGTGAGCTTGAGTTGCCTGGATTCCGGTTTCATCCAACTGAAGAGGAGCTCCTCAGTTTCTATCTCAGAAGTGTGATATTTGGCAAGAATGTAGATATAATCGGTTTTCTAAATATTTACAACTATGATCCCGACGAGCTTCCGGGCTTGGCAAGAATTGGGGAGCGGGAATGGTACTTTTTCGTGCAGAGGGACAGAAAACATGGGAGTGGAGGGAGGCCAAACAGGGTTACGGAAAAGGGGTACTGGAAGGCCACTGGGTCGGACCGCAAGATACCGAGCGTGTCCAATCCTAAGAAGGTGTTGGGATTTCGGAAAACGCTGGTGTTCTATCAAGGCAGAGCGCCACATGGAACAAAGACCGACTGGGTAATGAACGAGTATCGATTACCGGATTCTTGCTCCCAGAGG GATATCGTGGTGTGTAAAATATACAGGAAGGCAACCTCCCTCAAGGAGTTGGAACACAGGGCTGCCATAGAAGAAGAACTCAAGGCCCCGACGATGGATTACGTCTCATTTTCCGAGGACACAGACACAACACTTATGGAGGAGAGTAGTCGAGGGAGGAGTAGTACTGGCGCAAGTCTCGTAGAGGATTTACATGAGCTCCAAGTGCCCAACTGCGAGATGGATTGGAACCAAGATTCTTTCTGGACACAATTCAGCCCCACTTTCTTACCATTATGCTGA